In the Chloroflexota bacterium genome, CCCGGCCTGCGCCGACAAACAGCGCCAGAAGAAATCCGGAACCAATCGCCAGCGCCGAGATGAGGAGGCTCAACACAAGCCCGCCCGGCCTCTGGCCCGGAAAGCCAAAGAGCAGGTTGGGCAAAATCGAGAGGATGAAGTCGAACGCAGTCATTCGGTAAGTTTGCGCGGCCCCAGCAAGGCGCGGCGCAACAATTGGGCAAACACCCACGAGGACAGCCAGTATAAGACTGAGGTCAGCAACAGCAGTTCTATGGCGTAGAACGAGCGGGTGATGGACGTTTGCATGGCTTTGAAGAGTTCGGGCACGGCGACGAAGGCGGCCAGGGCTGTGTTCTTCATGTTGTGGATGAGTCTCGTGATCACCGCCGGCGAAGCGGCGCGCAGGCCGTGCGGCAACAGGATGTGGCCGAAGGCTCTGGCCGGCGAGGCGCCGAGAGCGCGAGCCGCCTCCCAGTGTTCACGGGCCAGCGTGCCGACACCCGCTCGAAACAGTTCGGCGATGTAGGCGCTGGTGTTGAGCGTCAGCCCCAGCGCCGCCGCCAGCGCGTAATACGGAATCACCAGCCCGGTAAGTTGGCTCAGGGTATTCACTACATTGTTGTCAAAGAACAACGCCCGTCTTGCTTCCGGGCTGAAGGCGTTGGGCAGAGCGTAGGCCCAAAAGACGATGGCGACGAGGGCGGGCACGTTGCGAAAGACTTCGACGTAAATAGTCCCCAGGCTACGCGCCGCCGGTGAAGCCGACAACTTCAGCCAACCCACGCACACGCCCAGCCCCAGTGCAGCGGCGGACGTGAGGAGGGTGAGGGCGATGGTGGCGGCCAGCCCGTTGAGGAGCAGAGCAGCGGTTTCTGAAGTGAGCCAGGGGAACATATCACCACAACGGCAACTTCGGTTCGCCAAAGCGTTTGAGCAGGTAAGCGTCCACGCCCGCACTGCGGCCGGCGCGCGCCAGCAGGCACACGCCTAAAATGCTGATCGGCATCCAATAAGCCCAGGGCCAGTCGTGGCCGTAGCTGGCGAGAAAGGTGTTGATGAGGAAGAAGATGCCGCCCAGGCTGAAGAGCGGGGTGAAGAAGCCGACGATCAGCGCCAGCCCCAGCAGTAGTTCGGCGACGAGTTGAAACGGGGCAAAGACTCCGCGAACCGGCAGGATGACGTTGTTGATGAAAGCGGCGTACCAGGTCAGCGGGTTTTCGGATTGCGGGAAGACGTTGGTGAAGAAGTTTTGCAGGCCGTCGGGCGTGTAGAAGCCTTTGAGCAGGTTGCTGTACCAGGTGGTGATGAACACCAGGCCGACCATGATTCGCAAGAGCGTAAGCCAGAAGAGAGGGGTTTGAGGGTCTTTGAGTGATGATGGAAGTTTCATGAAGGAATGCGCCTTTCAGACAATAGATGCAACAACTTTCCAAAATCTTACTAACTCGCCAAACCTTAGGGTCCGCTTCGCGAGATCCTAAAGGTTTATCTGGCGCTCAAAAATGCGCGAGTATGCCTGGCCCGGTGCGATGGCAGAGCCGCCAACTCAATGCACAGCCGCTCCAGTTCGGCGGCGGTGTCCACATCGTACCAGGTTGGGAGTTGAGAGACGGCCAACCCGTCCTCGGCGGCCAGAGCCAGCGTGTCGCGGGCGACGTTTGGTGTGCTCATTTTTACCTCGCGCAAGAGTCGTGGCGCGGGGCGCTTGAGGCCGATCAAATAGTAGCCGCCATCCTCACACGGGCCGAGAACCACGTCGGCGGCATCCAACGCCGTGAACGCCTGACGCAAAAATTCGGCGGGCAGGGTGGGGCTGTCGCTGTCCATGATCACGGCTCGTTCAAACCGGCCAGTCAAATAATGCGTCAGTGTGTTGTCCAGCCGCTCACCCAGATCGTGGCCACGTTGCAACAGCAATTCAAAATCCGGGGCCAGGCAATGAAAGTAGTCGTCGGCGTCGCCGGGCAGGTAGGCCAGAATTGGCTGAGCCTCTTTCACCGAGCGCATCAGGTCGAGCGTGTCGAGCAAAAAGCCTTCGTAGAGTTGCGCGGCTTCCTCTGAAGAAAGCGGCGGCGCAAGGCGGGTTTTAGTCTGGCCGGGCCTGGGGCGCTTGGCGACGACGATTAAGGCGTTAGGCATTAAGTTTGAACTGGTGGTGAGTGTCGCCGATAAAGCTAACGAAAGCCTTACAGCCTTATCGCCGCGCTCGCGCGTCGGCGGCGAGTGAGCGCCCGTTTTTAGTGCGGGCGTTGCGCCCGGTTTTCAAGATGACGGCCTCGCTGAATCCGGCGGAACGAAATTCTTCGAGGAAGGCGACGCCCTCCTTCGCGCCGGCAATTCAGGCAAACCAGTTGGTGAGGTTGGCCGCCTCTTCCGGGGGAAGCGGTTCGCGCAAAATGACTTCGGCGCAGAAGACGAAGCCGCCGGGGCGAACCACACGAGCCAGTTCGCGAAAGATGTCGCTCCGGGCCGGGTTGAGGTTGAAGATGCCGTTGATGATGACGACGTCAATTGAGCCGTCTTCGATTGGCAGGCGTTCGGCGTCGCCCTGGCGAAATTCGACGTTCGTTGCCCCGGCCTCGGCGGCGGCCTCGCGCGCGCGGGCCAGCATCGCTTCGCTAAAGTCCACGCCGATCACTTTCCCGTTTGGCCCAACGCGCCGGGCGGCGATCAACGTGTCCAGGCCGGAGCCGCAACCCAGGTCGAGCGCCGTCGCGCCGGCTGGGATGTCGGCAAAGATGGAAACGTTCGAGAGGCCGGTGAAGGCCTCGGTGGCGGCGGCTGGCAGGCCGGCGAGCAGATCGCCGGGGTAGCCCACATTCTCGGCGTAAGCAACGCCGACCGGAAAGGAGTGTTTGTCGGCGGGCGATTCAGCTACGGCTGAGAATATCTGGCGAACGCCCTCGCGAAGTTGATGTGGATTGTTCATCGAGTGGGTATTTAGAGTCAGGCTCCACACGGGAGCAAACCTTCAGCCTCAGGTGAAGGTCATCAAGGGCGCGGTTCCGGTGCTGGCAATGGTTTGGAGTTGAGCCTGAACGCGCTCGACGGCAGTCGCCAGCGGGAAGATATTTTTGCTCACCTGCATGTCGGCGTCGGTCGAGAGCGGATGCCAGAAGACGCCGCCAACGTTGACCGTCAGTTCCGGCTCCAGGGTCGCCATTTCAAATGCGACGCCCTCGTCCGAGAAGCCGCGTTTGACGAGCGGGCGGATGAAATGATCCTCGTCCGGGATTCCGAGCGAGCGGTGAAAGGCGCAAAGCGCGTCCAGGTGAGCCGAGTTGGCCGGAGTCTCGGTGGTGCCCAGCCGCACCCGAAAGCCGCGCTCCTGCAACAGCTTGATGCCTTCGACGGTTTTGGCCCAGGCGCCCAGGCCGCGATAGGCGTCGTGGTCGCCGGGGCGGCCGCCATCCAGACTCACTTGCGCGATCAGATTGTCGTTCTTGATCGCGCATAATTTTTCCAGCCGCGCCCCGCGAAGAATCATGGCGTTGGTTAGCACCGTGGTCGGAACGCGCGCCGACGAGTAGCCCAGCATCTCGTAAATGTCGTCGAGCAGGAAGGGTTCGCCACCGGTGAAATAGATGTGCTCGAATCCAAGTTCAACGGCCTCGTCCACCAACTGCCGGACGTTCGCCGGCCCCATCGCCCGCCTGGGCGAGCGAGGGCCAGACATGGCAACGCAATACGAGCATTGGATGTTGCAGTCGTAGTTGGTGTAAATCCACAATTTCCAGGGCAAAGCGGGGGGAGTGGCCCTGGTTTCCAAAGCAAGGGTTGAGGGTAGCATAGTGAATGGAGTCGCGGTCGCGACGATGGCGATTGTACTCTATGTTTCTGAGTAGAAGATTAGGAGTCGGCCCCAACCCTGCCCAGGCGATGCACGGCGATCTCGCCTTCAATGCCTTTGACGGTGACGCAATCGCTTTCAAGCGTTTTGCCTGCCAGTAGCTTTTGGGCTTCGGCGTCGTCGCGGACGGCATCGGTGAAGACCACGTCGCCGCCGTGTGAGATGCCTTGCACCCGGGCCGCGATGTTGACGGTGGTGCCAAAATAGTCGGGGCGGTCGTTGAGGGTGACGCTGAGGCAGGGGCCGCTGTGCAGGCCGACTTTGAGAATCAGGGCTTCGTCGCTGGTCAGGCGCTCGCGCTGGTTGAGGGCGGCAATGGCGGTTTGCATGTCGAGCGCGGCGCGCAGGGCCTCGGCCGGCGTTTGAAAGGCGGCCATGATGGCGTCGCCAATGTTTTTGACGACAGTGCCGCCATGTTTGTCGGCAACGGCGAAGAGTTCGTCGAAATGGAGGCGGACGAGATGGTAGGCGCGCGGGTCGCCGCGGGCGGCGTAGAGGGCGGTTGAACCGGCAAGGTCGGTGAAGAGGAGGGCGGCGCGGGAGACTTCGAGGCTTTCGTCTGGCAGGAGGCGTTCTTGCGGAAAGAGGCGTTGGAAGTCGGGGAGGAGGAGCAGGCTCTGGCCGAGGGTGGGGCCATAACGGGTATCAATTTCCTCGCGGAAGGCTTTGTCGTCCGCCGCCGGCGGCAGTGCGCGCAGGCGGGCGTGGAGGCTGAAGGTGACGCGCACTTCTTCGTCGAAATGAGGGGCGAAGCGGGCGTGGCACATCGAGCACTGCATCTCGTGTTTCAGGTCGCCCAGCGAGTCGTTGTTGTTGCGCATGCCGCAAACCGGGCAACGCACGTCCCAATGCATGGCGACGACGCCTTCGTAGAGCGCGGCCACCAGCAGTTTGAGCGTGGCCCGTTCGTCGAGACTCAGTTTGTCGGCCAGGTAGCGCGGGTTGACGTGAAACAGTTCGTGGTCCGCGGCGGCTTCCAGCCAGGCGGTGAAGCGGCCACTGAGGGCGGCCTCCACGTTGTGCTTGGTGAGGTTGGCGGTGGCGGCCTTGTAATCAGGTTGGCGCTTGAGGAAGTTGAGCATGTCTTTGAGTCCAGCCTAATCCGTAAGTGTTACACAAATCTTAATCGCTGGCTGTCTCCTGGGTTACATTCTGGCGAGCGGCGGGCTTGACTTCCAGCCACAGCGCCAGGCTGATAGCCATGGCAATCAGCATAATGAGGGCGTTGCCTTGCAGGGCTTGAGTCAGGCCGATGCGGTCGGCCACTGCGCCGCTGAGGGCCGTGCCCAGCGCGCCTGAAGTAAACATGAAGCCCAGGATGACACCGGAGGCTAACCCGCCGCGACCGGGCAGGACGCGCTGGGCCATGGCCACCACCGTGCTGTGCGGCGCGCCGTTGAGAAACCCGGCGACGAACGAGGCCAGATACAGCCAGGCACCGCTGACGACAGGCAACACATAAAACGAAAAGACACTTAAACCCAGCGCCAGGGTGATGGTCTGGTGGCGGCCCCAACGGTCAGCCAGGATTCCGCCCAGCACACCGCCCACTGCCGAGCCGCCCATGAACAAAGCAATGATAACCCCGTAAATGGTCGGCGACATGCCGAGATCGTGAAAGAGTTTGGGCGCGAAAGTCGTCGTCGCGTTTTGGCCCCAGGTGTGCAGTCCGGCCACAAGCATGATCACGCCAAGCTGGATGAACGACGAGCGTGAGAGGGTTGCCCCGGCGGGCGAATGGCTGGCGGGCGTTGCCGGGCGAGGTGTCATGTTTCTTGGTTGGTAGGCGACCAGAAAGCTAATCAGAATGCTGGGGAGGGTGATCAGCAACAGGCCGGATCGTTCAAAGTGATCCAGGATGAAGCCGCCGAGCGCGGGGCCGAGCGACAGCCCGCCCTGGCCGAAGAGAAAGAACAGGGAGGCCGCCGTGGCCGCCTGACCGGCCATGTGGACATAGCCGACCTGGGTGGCTTTGTTGGCGCCGGTTGGGTGGAAGGCCGCCGAGCCGAGCGCGCCGATAACGAGAAAGACGATGGCCCACCAGCCGGGCGCAAGCGCGACGAGCGAGAAGCAAACTGCCATCGCCAGCACACCGCCAGCCATCGTCCAGCGCCCGCCAGTGCGATCGGAGAACCAGCCGAAGAGCGGTTGCGAGAGCGCGCCAAAGATGGCATAAATGGTGGCGATAAGGCCGAGGTTCTGATTGCTCAACCCGAGCGGCGTACTGAGCACGGCCAGCAAAACGCCGGTCTGGCCGTTGAGCACATCCACCGTGAAGTGGCCGAGGGCGACGGCGAGAAAGAGCGGGTGGCGGAGGAGGCGCATGGTGGGTTAGTATAACAGAATCAAAAGGGCCGCCATTTCATTGGCGACCCTTTTTGTGTGAGCGGGTGATGGGATTCGAACCCACAACCTTAATCTTGGGAAGATTCTGCGCTACCATTGCGCCACACCCGCAATTCAATCAACTTGTGGCATTCTACCATTCCGCCAAAGTCGGGTCAAGCATTGGGCGGCCAGCCAGCCGAATCCAACGATGGTGAGCATGAAACCATAGCCAATCGGCGCAGGTTTGGTGAAGATGTCGGCGATGGGCTGGCGGGCCAGAGCGTAGGCGCGAAGGGTGGCGGTGAGGGCGATCAGCGAGGTAGAGAGGCTGAGCCATTCGGCAAGGGCAGGGCGGTAAACGGCCAGCGTTGTGGCGAGCAAGACGGCCAGCCCGGTAACGAGTCCGGCGATCAACTGCGGGCGCAGTTCGGGGTCGGTGTGGGCGGTGAGGATGAAGGGGTAGCCGGGCAGGATGAGGAAGGCGGCGAAGAGGGCTAAGGCTAACTGAAGCCAATTCTTCACCGCGAAGACGCGAAGGACACAAAGAGAAGAAAAAAGTTTTTCTTTGCGCTCTTGGCGTCTTCGCGGTTCAATTCTTAGTAGTTCAATTCCTATCGTCAGAGCCGTCAGTAAGGCAAGGCCAATCAACGGCCAGAGCATGTCCACGCGGGTGATGGGGTAAGTGCCGTCGCGGACGCTCTGGGCAAAGGTGAGCCACTCGACGAGATCGTAGCCGGAGAGACGCAGGGCGGCAGGCACGGGCCACAGCCAGGGCGTGAAGTAGCCGAGCCAGGCGAGGGCGAGAGGAATAAGAGGCGATTTCAAGGCGGGGGGCGTCAAGCGACAAACGTCAAACGACAGGGGTAATGTCGTTTGACGTTTGTCGTTTTACTCAGGAATGACCGAATCGATCACCGACTTGATCTCCGTCTCTTCGCTCCCTTGCTCTTCAAAATACTTCTCCATGAATTGCGAGCGGCGAAGGCGGAGCGACATGGCGGCCACGGCCCGCACATCGGCGGTGGAAGCCTCGAGGCGAGAGTCGGCGGCGGCGTAGGCGCGAGCAGACTCAAAGAGGGTGATCTCGGCTCGGAGCGAGTCGATCTTCATCTGGCGCACCAGCTCCAGGCCGGCGCTTTCAGCTTCAGGTGTGAGCTTTACAGTTGGCAGAAGTTCTCGCGCCGACTGGATTTCACTTTGGGCGATGAGCGTTTGCTCTTCATAAGCGGCCACCATCGCTCGCGGGTTGGTG is a window encoding:
- a CDS encoding ABC transporter permease subunit (The N-terminal region of this protein, as described by TIGR01726, is a three transmembrane segment that identifies a subfamily of ABC transporter permease subunits, which specificities that include histidine, arginine, glutamine, glutamate, L-cystine (sic), the opines (in Agrobacterium) octopine and nopaline, etc.), which encodes MFPWLTSETAALLLNGLAATIALTLLTSAAALGLGVCVGWLKLSASPAARSLGTIYVEVFRNVPALVAIVFWAYALPNAFSPEARRALFFDNNVVNTLSQLTGLVIPYYALAAALGLTLNTSAYIAELFRAGVGTLAREHWEAARALGASPARAFGHILLPHGLRAASPAVITRLIHNMKNTALAAFVAVPELFKAMQTSITRSFYAIELLLLTSVLYWLSSWVFAQLLRRALLGPRKLTE
- a CDS encoding DoxX family protein; its protein translation is MKLPSSLKDPQTPLFWLTLLRIMVGLVFITTWYSNLLKGFYTPDGLQNFFTNVFPQSENPLTWYAAFINNVILPVRGVFAPFQLVAELLLGLALIVGFFTPLFSLGGIFFLINTFLASYGHDWPWAYWMPISILGVCLLARAGRSAGVDAYLLKRFGEPKLPLW
- a CDS encoding TIGR04282 family arsenosugar biosynthesis glycosyltransferase, translating into MPNALIVVAKRPRPGQTKTRLAPPLSSEEAAQLYEGFLLDTLDLMRSVKEAQPILAYLPGDADDYFHCLAPDFELLLQRGHDLGERLDNTLTHYLTGRFERAVIMDSDSPTLPAEFLRQAFTALDAADVVLGPCEDGGYYLIGLKRPAPRLLREVKMSTPNVARDTLALAAEDGLAVSQLPTWYDVDTAAELERLCIELAALPSHRARHTRAFLSAR
- a CDS encoding methyltransferase domain-containing protein, with amino-acid sequence MNNPHQLREGVRQIFSAVAESPADKHSFPVGVAYAENVGYPGDLLAGLPAAATEAFTGLSNVSIFADIPAGATALDLGCGSGLDTLIAARRVGPNGKVIGVDFSEAMLARAREAAAEAGATNVEFRQGDAERLPIEDGSIDVVIINGIFNLNPARSDIFRELARVVRPGGFVFCAEVILREPLPPEEAANLTNWFA
- a CDS encoding radical SAM protein, translating into MSGPRSPRRAMGPANVRQLVDEAVELGFEHIYFTGGEPFLLDDIYEMLGYSSARVPTTVLTNAMILRGARLEKLCAIKNDNLIAQVSLDGGRPGDHDAYRGLGAWAKTVEGIKLLQERGFRVRLGTTETPANSAHLDALCAFHRSLGIPDEDHFIRPLVKRGFSDEGVAFEMATLEPELTVNVGGVFWHPLSTDADMQVSKNIFPLATAVERVQAQLQTIASTGTAPLMTFT
- a CDS encoding adenylate/guanylate cyclase domain-containing protein codes for the protein MLNFLKRQPDYKAATANLTKHNVEAALSGRFTAWLEAAADHELFHVNPRYLADKLSLDERATLKLLVAALYEGVVAMHWDVRCPVCGMRNNNDSLGDLKHEMQCSMCHARFAPHFDEEVRVTFSLHARLRALPPAADDKAFREEIDTRYGPTLGQSLLLLPDFQRLFPQERLLPDESLEVSRAALLFTDLAGSTALYAARGDPRAYHLVRLHFDELFAVADKHGGTVVKNIGDAIMAAFQTPAEALRAALDMQTAIAALNQRERLTSDEALILKVGLHSGPCLSVTLNDRPDYFGTTVNIAARVQGISHGGDVVFTDAVRDDAEAQKLLAGKTLESDCVTVKGIEGEIAVHRLGRVGADS
- a CDS encoding MFS transporter, with the translated sequence MRLLRHPLFLAVALGHFTVDVLNGQTGVLLAVLSTPLGLSNQNLGLIATIYAIFGALSQPLFGWFSDRTGGRWTMAGGVLAMAVCFSLVALAPGWWAIVFLVIGALGSAAFHPTGANKATQVGYVHMAGQAATAASLFFLFGQGGLSLGPALGGFILDHFERSGLLLITLPSILISFLVAYQPRNMTPRPATPASHSPAGATLSRSSFIQLGVIMLVAGLHTWGQNATTTFAPKLFHDLGMSPTIYGVIIALFMGGSAVGGVLGGILADRWGRHQTITLALGLSVFSFYVLPVVSGAWLYLASFVAGFLNGAPHSTVVAMAQRVLPGRGGLASGVILGFMFTSGALGTALSGAVADRIGLTQALQGNALIMLIAMAISLALWLEVKPAARQNVTQETASD